In a genomic window of Carassius carassius chromosome 43, fCarCar2.1, whole genome shotgun sequence:
- the usp3 gene encoding ubiquitin carboxyl-terminal hydrolase 3 — protein MECPHLSSSVCLTVDPTRFPNGSPSSWCCSVCRSNKSPWVCLTCLNVHCGRYVNGHAKKHFEEIQAPGGSQRKPEREKSSEKSQQHSVCMDCNSYSTFCYRCDEFVVNDTKLGHIQRVREHLQSLENSVSNTDRQRKRKLSDSSSPDRKKDSDSTIAQCATGLRNLGNTCFMNAILQSLSNIQVFSCYFKELPSVALRSGKTAGRRMYHTRSQGDSSVSLVEEFRKTLCSLWQGSQTAFSPDALFYVIWKIMPSFRGYQQQDAHEFLRYLLDHLHREMQGSKNGSPSPTLSPDRAKLASENKCCINGTSTIVTSVFGGILQNEVYCLICGTESRKFDPFLDLSLDIPSQFRIKARKDQEPGPTCTLNDCLRSFTDLEELDETELYMCHKCKKRQKSTKKFWIHKLPKVLCLHLKRFHWTAFLRNKIDTYVEFPMHGLDMKSYLLEPENSLPERCLYDLAAVVVHHGSGIGSGHYTAYGLHEGRWYHFNDSTVTLVSEEAVLKAKAYILFYTEHTDQESPAKL, from the exons TTTGCCGGTCAAACAAAAGCCCATGGGTTTGCCTGACGTGTTTGAACGTGCATTGTGGAAG GTATGTAAACGGCCATGCAAAAAAGCATTTCGAGGAGATTCAGGCACCAGGAGGCAGTCAAAGGAAGCCCGAGCGAGAAAAGTCGAGTGAGAAGAGTCAGCAGCACTCTGTGTGCATGGACTGTAACAGTTACAGCACGTTCTG TTACAGATGTGATGAATTTGTGGTGAATGACACAAAACTGGGGCATATACAGAGGGTCAGAGAACATCTGCAGAGTTTGGAAAA ctcTGTGTCTAATACTGACagacagaggaagagaaaactgtCAGACAGTTCCTCTcctgacagaaagaaagacagc GACAGCACCATAGCACAGTGTGCCACGGGCCTCCGAAACCTGGGCAACACCTGCTTCATGAATGCCATTCTCCAGTCCCTGAG TAACATCCAGGTGTTCAGCTGTTATTTTAAGGAGCTGCCCTCGGTGGCCTTACGAAGCGGGAAAACCGCAGGAAGGAGAATGTACCACACCAGAAGTCAGGGGGACAGCAGTGT GTCTCTGGTCGAGGAGTTCAGGAAAACACTCTGTTCACTTTGGCAGGGGAGTCAGACTGCCTTCAGCCCAGATGCTCTCTTTTATGTCATCTGGAAAATCATGCCAAGTTTCAG GGGTTACCAGCAACAGGATGCTCACGAGTTCCTGCGTTACCTTCTGGATCATCTCCACCGAGAGATGCAGGGGAGCAAGAACGGGTCGCCCAGTCCCACCCTGTCCCCGGACCGAGCCAAACTCGCCTCCGAGAACAAATGCTGCAT AAATGGGACCTCCACTATTGTTACATCTGTGTTTGGTGGCATCCTGCAGAATGAGGTGTACTGCTTGATATGTGGCACCGAGTCTCGAAAATTTGATCCATTCCTAG ATCTCTCATTGGACATTCCCAGCCAATTTCGAATCAAGGCCAGGAAAGACCAAGAGCCGGGACCGACGTGCACTTTAAATG ATTGCCTTCGGAGCTTCACAGACCTCGAGGAACTGGATGAAACCGAGCTGTACATGTGTCACAAGTGCAAAAAGCGACAAAAGTCCACCAAGAAATTCTGGATCCACAAACTGCCCAAG GTGCTTTGTTTGCATCTGAAGAGGTTTCACTGGACAGCGTTTCTGAGGAATAAGATTGACACTTATGTAGAGTTTCCGATGCATGGCCTTGACATGAAAAGCTACTTGCTAGAG CCTGAAAACAGCTTGCCAGAGAGATGCCTGTATGATCTTGCTGCAGTAGTGGTGCATCATGGTTCTGG CATCGGCTCGGGACATTACACGGCATACGGGCTTCACGAGGGCCGATGGTACCACTTCAACGACAGCACGGTCACTCTGGTCAGTGAGGAGGCTGTGCTGAAAGCCAAGGCGTACATTCTGTTCTACACAGAGCACACCGATCAAGAGAGTCCAGCCAAGCTTTAA
- the fbxl22 gene encoding F-box and leucine-rich protein 22: MCKASARLQSGGESQIQTTRDTPLSHCCFVIIVVVSCLAMHLTELDQECLLHLFSYLDKDSCRSLSLTCVRLRQVFLDPQLWTLLHFRSLCELRRDNYVLGSSLRYLAVCWHSSRVQVCNIEDWMKTTFQKDLCRKHESLVSDFLERVCHMCPNLLSLTLSGCGHVTDRDVINVLQSCRRLHSLSLENCARMTDSVLQAVVDHGHSLTEMRVDFCRNVTQAGLQEVRDKRPEVHLSALHSADMIPDSKPEEKTQTRRALQKFLIFS, encoded by the exons ATGTGCAAGGCCTCAGCGAGGCTACAGTCTGGGGGAGAATCACAAATCCAGACCACACGAGACACGCCGTTGTCCCATTGTTGCTTTGTGATCATTGTGGTTGTCTCCTGTCTAGCTATGCATCTCACAGAACTAGATCAGGAGTGTTTGTTACACCTTTTTTCGTACCTAGACAAGGACAGTTGCCGCAGCCTGTCCCTGACCTGCGTACGACTAAGACAAGTCTTCCTGGACCCACAACTGTGGACGCTACTTCACTTCAGGTCTCTGTGCGAGCTGAGGAGGGACAACTATGTTCTGGGCTCTTCGCTAAGGTACCTGGCTGTATGCTGGCACTCGAGCAGGGTCCAAGTGTGCAACATTGAGGACTGGATGAAGACCACATTCCAGAAGGACCTCTGCAGGAAGCACGAGAGCCTTGTCAGTGACTTCCTGGAGCGTGTTTGCCACAT gtgTCCGAATCTACTCTCGCTGACTCTGTCTGGATGTGGGCACGTTACGGACCGCGATGTTATTAACGTGCTACAAAGCTGCAGGAGGCTACACAGCCTTAGTCTGGAAAACTGCGCTCGGATGACTGACTCTGTCCTCCAGGCTGTTGTGGACCACGGCCACAGTCTCACAGAAATGAGGGTGGACTTCTGTCGCAACGTGACCCAGGCAGGGCTGCAGGAGGTCAGGGACAAGAGACCAGAAGTGCACCTGAGCGCGTTACACAGTGCCGATATGATTCCAGACAGCAAACCGGAGGAGAAAACACAGACCAGGAGAGCTCTGCAGAAGTTTTTGATCTTCTCCTGA